The stretch of DNA CCAGATAGCGGCTTTTCGAGTGAGAGAGAGTCCTGAGCGAGCCACCCGACAATCGGTCTAAGAGATTACTGCAAGCCACTGATTGTCACTGTCGATTTCCCTAGCGCAGCAGTGGAACTTCCAGCGGTGGCGTTCTCTGCGGGTTTCGTCAACAGCTTGGGAATCTCACAATGCTCAAAAAAGTGGTAGTTGGGCTTTTCGTGCTTTTTGAGAGCCTGCTCGATCGTTTCGTCTTTGCTGAGAGACAAAAAGCCCGGAATGTTATTGCCTGAACCTTCCCAGACATCTTTCCCATTCCAGACAAACTTCAATCGACTCATGTACGACTGCACGTTGTACTCTTTGGCATTCCAGGGAGCTTCTCCAAACGAGCGATACGACATTTTTTCCGATTTGCCGGATTCTGTACTCGCCTTGAGAATTATGCTGCCTGAAGTTCCCACGATAAAGCCTCGCTGAGTGAGCTTTGCGGTGAGCTTGTCTTTGATCGCTGCCTGCTGGGCAGCATCCTGAATGCCGGAGACATCGATTGCTACCTGTGTTCCTTCCTTGAGAATGAACAGGTTCGGATCCTGCAAGGCCCTGGCCAGAAAATTCTTCGCCGCTGGATGTGGTAAGGCAATGGGAATCAGGCTGCTGGATTGAGATGGCCCACCCACCACAAAGAGTCCCGTCCTATCATAAAACGTTGTCATTTCCGCGCCGGTGTAATCCCACAATCGCAACTGGTTTTTCACATCGACCAGCAGGTGACCACCCAGCAGCAGAAAGTCGTCATCGAGCCAAAGGGGAGCAGCATCACCAGAGATCGGCCCGGTAGCAATTTCACGAATCTCTTCACCAGTCTGAAGATCCCACACAATGATCTTGTCGAAGCCAAAACAGGCCATGCGCGAATGTTCTGCCGAGATCGCCATGCGTGGCCACGGAAGATGTCTCCCCGTTGTGGGAACAGTGGCCACCACCTCGCCCGACTCCAGATCCATCACGGCACATTGCTTATCGGCGGCAATCGCCATGTACTTTCCATCACGGGTCACATCGGGCCGACTCGAACCTTGTGCCTGCAATCGCCAGAGAGCTTTCATCTGATCACCCTCGGTTTTCCAGCAGGTGATCTTTCCGCCTTCGTTCGCTGTCAAAACCCGGCCATCAGGCAGAATCTCGCCCCAGACGAGTTCCTCGTCCCGGCCCGATTGACCTTTAGCAGGTTCCCACGACCATTCACGCGCCAGATCTTTGCCTTTGACGATCCAGCCCTCCATCAGGCCTTTATTGCCTTTCCCGTGATGCTCCACCTGACGCACAAGAATCAATCCGTCGCTACCATAACCGACGCCGGTGTACAAATTTGGAACCTGGCCTTGAGCAGTGATTTTTCCTGTTTCCAGATTCAGCACCACCACCCGGGTAATGGGAGATTGGCCGGGCGGAGAAATGTGGTACAGCACAACGGCCTCGGGCTTGCCGGGATGCACCAGCATGCTATTGGCCTTCTCGAAGAAGTTGGCTTTCTTCGGGAGTGCTATTCCTCGCGAAGGGAGCTTACGATCCACAACGGCATCGTTCCGGGGAAGAGCCAGCTTGTCTGATTGGGGCGTGAGCAGAAGTTCGGTCACGCCATCCACACTGGAGGTCAATTGCGCATCGCGACCCGTGTATGTTCCAGTTCCTGCAGCAGGTGCAGGCTCTGTTCCACCGGTGGCAGTACGATCTGGCATACTGGGACCACCGATACTCCCACCGGTTGCGCTTTTGCCAGCTTTCGGGGCAAATGGGCTGGTTTCCTTGACCTGGAAGGGATTTTCACTCGCCTTTTTGGCCAGATCCTGTGCGAGCTTCCTATCCCCGGGACTCAGCTTCGACAGATCGATCTCGATCTCTTCTCCCGAGGTCTGCAGCAGAGTGACTTTCGTGCCTTCGAGCGAAACAAACCTGGCTTCAATCTTGAACTTGCCTGTCGCATCGGTCCAGGTGCGGGATTCCTGTGCCGGCAACGAACTGCTCGATAAAACCAGCAAGAGCCCGGCTGTCCAACCCAGCCAGGCCGCATAACCTGTTATTCGTTTGTGCGATGCAGCGACAGATTGTTGCCTGGTACACCCAAAGATTTCGCGCTGATGCAGCCTGCTGATCATAAGGAACCTCACAAGAGAAATCGTGAGAAAGGAATTCGAAAGAAATGTCTTGAGAAAGTGAATTTAACACATTCACTTGCTCCGATGTGTACAGTATCTTCGCAAATGTGTCACGAAATTCAACGTCGTGTGTCGATTGCCCGACGAAAAAACTTCCGGACACTTTTCCAGGTGGCTGTGAAGATCCCATCATAGGGTTTTGCCGTCGATCAGGCTGGATTCTCTGCGGTTGATCTCGCAGAGTATAGCGATCTGATGTGGCTCAGTTGACTGCATGGCCAATGAAATCGAGGGTTCAGATGGGTTCCTCCACTTCCGAAACGTTTCTGGTGGTCTGGCAGATCGCTTCTGGTCTGCTGAACCTCGCATTACTTGCCATCTGGATTTACGGCTTTATGGTTTCATTGCGGGTCATGAAGTGGTACTCCGCTGCCGGCGGATTCCTCGCCTTTGGAACGGGATTGTCCGGACTGACGATCTTCGTTTCAGCGCTTGTCCAGATCGCCTTCTTACTGGCTTCAGATAACAGATTGTTTTCCGGCGGTGACATCAACTACTTCATCATCATGACTCAAGGATTGGGTTCGCTCGTGGGCGGCGTGGGCGTGGTCTCTCTCATGACCGGACTGACCATGCTTGCCAATCGCTGCCGGGATCTTCAAAGAGCCGATTAGCCATCTCTTACCGGCCCCGCATGATGTCCGGCAAACGCACCCAGCTCTTGCAGCCTTCAAGTTCCGGCCAGATGGGCAAACGGATGGGTGGTTGCACGCTGGTGATCGTCACTCGCAGATACGTTAATCCTGGTGACCGATACTCAAAGCGATTTCGCAGAGTCACTTCGCCCCAGATGTGCTCACCTTGAAGCGCTGCCACTTCTTCCCAGGTTGTTAAACGCCGACACTCTTGCACCTGAGCTTTGGCAGGCAACACGATCTCACCGGGAAACGGCTTCCAGATGCTGGCTGCTTCCAGAAACGGCCAGCCCTCTTCGGTCAGTTGACCTGCCTCCTGATGAAACTGCGTCGGCAGCAGCCAGAATTCCCGGTGTTCAGGTTGAAACCCGGCTGGCCCTTCGTGAATCCCTCCTTTGCGGAGAATGATCGATTGCCTGCCAGCTACTAAAGCGGCGCAAATCGCTGCCCATTCCTTGAAGGCGAAGGGTTCGACTTCATCAACAGGGTTCAAAGTCACATATCACCAGTGCATCGTGTCGGGGAATCGACCGGATCATCAATCGATAGATGATCTCCAGCGAAAACTGCTTGTTTTGAATCACAACCTGTCGCCACTTTAATCATAACGTGTCACCACAATGAATAGTGATCATCTAACGGCGATCATCTAACGGCGATCATCACTGATCTGCTGCAGATATCGACCATAGGGATGGTTCTTCCCGAATTCCGCAGCGAGTTTCAGCAGTTGAGCCGTATCAATCCAGCCCATGCGCCAGACGATCTCTTCCAGGCAGGCAATCTTCAAACCTTGCCGGGCTTCGATGACACTGACAAATGTTGAAGCTTCAATCAACGATTCATGTGTCCCCGTATCGAGCCACGCAACCCCTCGCCCCAGTTTCTCGACGCGCAATACTCCATCGTGCAGATAGCTGCGATTGAGGTCAGTGATTTCTAATTCGTTGCGAGGGGAAGGCTTGAGCGAACGTGCTCGTTGCGAGGCTGTCGCATCGTAGAAATAGACCCCAGTGACAGCCCAGTTGGAAGGTGGCACGGGTGGCTTCTCGATTAGCTCAATCGCCTTGCCTTCAGCGTCCATCGTGACCACGCCATAACGCTCGGGATCACTGACATGGTAGGCGAAGACGGTCGCACCTGTCGTCAGGGCACTGGCGGTCTGCAACGAATGACTCAGCTTATCGCCATAAAAAATGTTATCCCCCAGCACGAGGCAGGAAGGACGCCCGGCAATAAACTCTTCACCGATCACCAGAGCTTCGGCAATGCCCCGCGGGGCCGATTGCGTGGCATAAACAATCTTCAGCCCCCACTGCGAACCATCGCCCAGCAAGCGTTCGAACAAAGCACGATCATGAGGCGTGGTAATAATCAGAACTTCCCGAATCCCCGACAGGAGCAGCACGCTTAACGAGTAATAAACCATCGGCTTATCGTAGACTGGAAGCAGTTGTTTGCTGATGGCTTTTGTTGCAGGAGCCAGCCGGGTACCGGCCCCACCAGCCAACAGAAGGCCTGCGCGAGGCTGTGAAGTTGCACTGCTCACAAACTGTGTCTCTGGCATGATGGAACCACTTGATTCAGGAAAGCCCGATCAACAGGGCTGCGAAAATGAAAAAACGTCAATCTGGAACTGTCAAAATTGAATAAAATTGTTCTTTGAGATCGTCAACTTCACAGATTCCACATGATGGTCAGTTGGTAGACGACCGCAGGAGTCTTATAGTCATTTGCTGTGAATTTGGGAATTCCTGTCCATTGCCGGCACGAGCTTGTTCGGGGAATGGAACCATCGTCAGAGGGATATTCGAGTGTTTGCTGGCCCCCTGGTATCTCGCGAAGCATTGACGGCACCACGCCAACTCAAACATTTTCTGATTCGCTCAGGCTATGTGGGTGGTCTGTTTGTGCTGCTCTATACCGCAGTCCAGGCCACATTTGGTCTGCAGCAGGTGAGTCGTCTGGGAGAACTGGCCCGCTTTGGTGCGTTAATGTTCCAGATGATCTCGCTGGTGCAGATGACGCTGATTATCTTCTTTGCCGTCCTCTTTGCCGCAGGTCGAGTCGCCCAGGAGAAAGACCGCCGGACACTTCTGCTGCTCCTCATGACAGATCTGAAAAGTATCGAGCTGGTGGGTGGTAAACTGGGTGCCAGCCTGCTGCTGGTGAGTGTACTCCTCCTGACTTCTCTGCCAGTGCTGGCCAGCCTGTTATTACTGGGAGGAGTCTCTCCTTGGCAGATCTTTGGATCGCTGCTGTTGACTGCTGCGGTGGGTCTGGCTGCGGGAGCGTGGGGAAATCTGGTCGCCTTCTGGCGGGAAAAAACGTTTCAGACACTCGCCATCAGTGTCCTGGGAATTGTGCTTTTCTTCGGTGCTGTCGAATTGCTGGGAGTTCTGCTTTCCATCATCGGCCAGAATGGTCTGGCCCGGACAGTGATCCTGTTGAATCCGTATCGCGGGCTGTCGGCACTCTTTCAGCCTTTGACCATGCAGGCCAACGGACAGAATGCGATTGCTGCAGTACTGACTTCAGCCGCATTGATGACCACGCTGGGTGCCCTGCTGCTCGCGACGACGACCGCTCGATTGCGTATCTGGAATCCTTCCCGAACGATGGGTGAAGCCGCCAGATCTGAGGATGATCGACTGGCAGCACCCGCTCGAAAACATCGGGAAATCTGGGAGAATCCTGTTGTCTGGCGAGAAATCTGCACGCGGGCTTATGGCCGGAAAATCGTACTCATCAAACTCGCCTATATCCTCCTGGCGGGATTGATGATCGCTTCGGCGGTCTTCTCGATCGACCCCTCTCGCAAGCTGCTGGGAATGCTCCCCCCGGTCGGGTTTGCCTTTGTCGGAATGAGCCTCGTTTCCATGTTGTTAATCAACGCCCAGGCCGTCACCGCCTTCACCAGTGAACGGGATGGCGGCACGCTCGAATTGCTGCTCGTCACCAACGTAACGGCCAAGGAGTTCATCTATGGCAAGCTCTTGGGTGTGCTCTATAACACGATGGAACTCTTGATCATTCCCGTCGGTTTCCTCATCTGGCTGATGTTGCAACAGCAGATTACCTTCGAGAATTTCGTCTATCTGGTGATTGGACTGTTTGTGCTCTGTACCTTTGCAGCGATGCTGGGATTGCACTCCGGTTTGAGTTATTTCAGCTCACGCACTGCCATTTCCAACAGTCTGGGAACCATCTTCTTTCTGTTCATCGGGATCTTTATCTGCCTGATGTTGATTGTGCAGGCTCAATCTTCGTTCTCGTTGCAGTTGCCGACCTTCCTGGTCTTCATTCTGGGTGGGAGCCTGGGCTTGTGGGTCTCGCTGACTCATCACAATCCTTCACCGGCACTCACGCTGGCTGCCGGGATTCTCCCCTTTCTGACCTTCTACGCCATTACCAGTTTTCTGCTCGGGCAGACCTTGGGCGTTTGTATCTCGTTGACCGCCGCCTATGGCTTTACCACTCTGGCCATGCTCATACCGGCAATTAACAGTTTCGATATGGCGTTGGGCCGCTCGACAACGGAAAGAGCCTGACAGGCCATCCCTTCCCATGCTGCCACTATGAAATAAATTCCGGGGAAAGGAACATAGGGCCTATAGGCTCTGTCTCGGCAATTGGGCGAGCAGCGACTGATAGACAGGGAGCCTGGCCGCCAGTTTGCTCAGCGACTGTTGAGTCCCTTCTTTGCGGCCAGTCGTCATTGTCAGGGCAGCTATCAATTGATCACACATGGCTTCGACGGAGGTCGGCAGCGACTCGAAACCCGGGACAGGAACATCGATCGTTTCACCATCAGTCGCTGTGCGATAGAGTCGTCCCTGCCGATAGCCCGCCAGAGTGCCATCGACCATCCAGCCTGTGGCCAAGGGGAGATGTCCACGTTTTCTTAACTCGATTTCTGCTCGGAAGTCGCCTTCAAACAGGAGCGAAACGGACCAGTCTCTGGGAAGACCGCGGAACTGACACGACAAGAACCTTCCTGTACACAGTTCCAAGGCTGGTTCAAGGACCAGTGAGATCTCTTCCATGAAACGGGTTGTACGATCGGTGGCTGCTTCGGGCGAAACAGCTTCTTCGGCAAAAGGTGGTGTCCATGCCAGAGAGCGCACCGCCTTGAGTTCTCCCAGATCCCCTCGCTGTGCCAGCAGCCGTGCCTGCAGAAAATCGGCATCGAACTGCCGGGGAGAAATCAGCTCCAGATAGGGTGGCTGTTGTGCATTTTTGGCGGCAGAAGAAATCGACTCGACTTCGTCTGCCTGCCAGAGATGACTCGTCACCAGCCAGATGGTATGACCATCGAGAAGAGCTTGAATCAAGCCCTCCTGATAGCTTGCCAGAGGGCCGCAGCAAATGGTGAAGGTTGGTCGATGGGCCAGCACCTGCGAAGTCGCCTTAAGTTTTTCTACTACCAATCGCTGCAGGTCTTGGAAGAACCCCACCCATGCTCCCGACCCCAGAATCTCGATGGGTGCGGGAGTGGTCTCCTTCATCATGTGTTGATTCCGTTAGCAATTCGCAGTGCAGACCAGTCTTTAAGCCTGATCGACCTGGCTTCGCCAGCCATGGTTGTGACAACGGAAAGACCATGGAAACTGTTTGCCGGTCCATGACCTGACGTGCCCACAACTTACTGGGCGCGAATGTATCCGCTCAAGCGAAGAGAGAGCTTTCCTGAGCACTTCTGGCTGGATGGAGCATTGATCTTGACCATCAGAATACCATCCTGATTGGGCGAAAAGTCCTTGTTATCGCCGATCATGAAAGGCTTGCCAGGTTTTTTGTCAGCCACCACAACCCCAATCAATGCACCGGCTGGCGCTCCCGGATACAGTTCCTGACCATTATCGGATGTGGGTAAGCCATTGGCAGAAACATCAGCCGAAATGCTGAACTTGTAATCGCCTATGGCTTGAATCCGCAGGGGACGATCCTTGAAAACAGCACCTAAAGGCTGGCTCCAGCCTCGACTCACATCAAATTCGATTTCCGTTTCATTGGAGGAAAGAATCTGCTCGTTGAGTTCTTTGACCTTGGATTGAAGGCCCGCTTGATCCGGGTCGAGCTTCAGAAGCACTTCGTAAAGATTCTTGGCTTTTTCCAGAAAACCAGCCTCTTCATATTCCTTCGCCACCGCCGCAGCATCTTTGGTGATCGAATCTTTCAGCCGATCGGCTTTCAAATCGATCTGCTTGAGAGCGGCCGGAGAAATGGGCTTGGTTTTCGTTTTGGACTTACTCGTCGAAGTCCCACTGGTTTTGCTCTGCTGAGCCGACAAGGGAACCCCCAGACTGCAGATCAATCCCAGACCAATTATCAGAGAGCAGCAAAATCGAAGTTGAGTCGTCATAAGATTGACCTTCAGATAAACAACAGGGCCCGTTGTTCCGGTTGGCAAGCCAGCCAGAGAATCTCAACCACACAATGAAACACTCTGGAAGCTTGAAAGTTCACCCCGTCCGCTGAACTTTCATTCGTCGAAATTGATCGAGTCGTACCCAGACTTACTAAAAATGCGTGAATACAAACGCCGGTGCGAATGTTTCCATCCACACCGGCTCGGCATATCTTCCGGCTGATATTTTCTCTCAGCTCATTCAAGAGCATGCATTAACTGGGCTCAGGCTCATTGATCCCCAGCAGTTCAATCTCAAATATCAATGTTTCACCTGCCAGCGGATGGTTGGCATCGAGAACGGCTTCGGTCTCGTTCAGTTCCACCACCCAGACAGGAAACTCTTCATCGTCATTGTCGACGGCAGTGGCGGTCAGTTGATCACCCACTTCCGCATCTTCTGGCAGCTCAGATCGCTCGACGGTCTGTTCCAGTTCATCGTCGTAATCGCCATAAGCCTGATCGGGCTCAATGACAATGCGTTTCTTTTCTCCGACCGTCATGCCGATCACAGCGTTGGTCAATCCCTCGATGACCTCTTCACCGCCAGCGACAAACCTTAAGGGTTCATCAGGGGTGCTCTCATCGAACACGCTTCCATCGTCCAGAGTTCCCCGATAACTGATGGTGACCATGTCACCTGCAACAACACTTGCCATTGAGATTCTCGATTCACGAACAGACCGACTGCCATTCACGATGACGGCAAACAGATGCCACTCGCATCGCTGGCAGGAAAACTTGCCCGAAGTTTACTCATCGCCACCATGCGGCGGAAGACCCCGGATGTTCAATTGTCGATCAAGCGAAAATTCTCTCAGGAATCTGGAGTCAACCTCCCAATGTTTTCACCCCCAGAAGAGATCTCGGCCCTGACAACCCCACGGCTACTCCCTCTCAAATAAAAAGTGATCACGCGTTCACACATGAATAGCCAGTTATCCTGATGGAAGCAGTGGAAAATCCCGACATCCCTACAGAACTCCATTCCCGAACATCAGGGAACAGGCAGACTCAAGCGCGGGAGATGATCCGCCGGTTGTTCAAGAAAACCACTCAGATCAACCACCAGCGGCAGATGATCCGAGGCATCTCTCAACAGGCGGCTTCTGGCAATGTGGCAACTTTGGATGGCCACTCCCGAATTCACAAAAACTTTGTCCAGTGCTCCTAAAGGCAACCACGCCGGGAAAGATCGAAATCGGGAAGGCGGGCTGGAAATCTGTTTCCAGCCATGCACTGCAAACGGGCCGTTGGCCAGTGTGTTCCGCCAGTCGTTCGTATCACCAATCGCGATGGCCGGCAATTGCCGGTGTTCGCGAAAATGCTGATGTTCAAACATCCGACGAACCTGCCAATGCCTCTCGGTTTCACGCAATCCCAGATGCCAGTGAATCAGATGCAGCCTGCCTAACGGAGTCTGGACAACGACCAGTTGCGCACCCCGCGGCTTGTAATGTCGCCGGGTGAGTGAAATGGCATGCACCGATGCCAGCGGATAACGCGAAGCAACGAGATTTCCGTAGCCACCTTCTTTGAGACGCACATTTAACTGATAGTGCGAATGCACCAGACCCAGTGCTTCACTGATGAGTCTGGCCTGATGATCGTAGCGTGATCTAGCCACATGATGGTCGACTTCCTGCAGGCAGATCACATCGGGCTGAAGTGTGCGCAGTGCTTCAATAATTCGTTCGAGGCGGTACCGTCGATCACGTCCACCAATCCCTTTGTGAATGTTGAAGCTGACGATCCGCATTCGTCACGCCCCAATTTCCAGCCAGGCAGATCCCAGATAATCGAGCAGGTCAGAAGCGATGAGTCCTGGCTGGGAATGTTTTTCAGCAGCAATATCTCCTGCTCGACCATGCAGCCAAACTGCCAGTTGTGCCGCTTCAAAAGGCGGGAGTTTCTGTGCCACCAGTGCGGTGAGCAGGCCCGTCAGGACATCGCCTGTTCCTCCGGTTGCCATACCACTGTTCCCAGTGGTGTTAATCGCCATGCGGTAGCCATCGGTCACCACAGTTTCTTTGCCCTTGAGAACAACTGTCAGACCATGCCTGCGGGCAAATTCGTTGGCGAATTTTTCGCGGGCTGCTTGTATGGTCGCGGTGGTTTCACCTGTCAGACGGGCAAACTCACCCGGATGTGGCGTCATAATTCGGGCCCCCGCGCCGGAGTCTCGTGTGAGATCGTCGCCACTGGCAGCGAGTACATTCAAACCATCGGCATCGATGATCATCGGGATGGGCAATGAGCGATACAGGGCTCTTACAATTTGCCGGGCAGGTTCGGCTGTCCCCAACCCCGGGCCTATGGCGACAGCCGTGGCGACATGTAACGCCCGATGAATCGCTTCCAGAGCTCCAAACCCAATAGCTCCA from Planctopirus ephydatiae encodes:
- a CDS encoding NAD(P)H-hydrate dehydratase, with the protein product MIMEQEQAVICITHLPIVPHRRDDGHKGDYGHALIVAGQVGMSGAACLAGKAALRGGAGLVTVATPISIQPTIAAYEPSYLTLGLPETHGAIGFGALEAIHRALHVATAVAIGPGLGTAEPARQIVRALYRSLPIPMIIDADGLNVLAASGDDLTRDSGAGARIMTPHPGEFARLTGETTATIQAAREKFANEFARRHGLTVVLKGKETVVTDGYRMAINTTGNSGMATGGTGDVLTGLLTALVAQKLPPFEAAQLAVWLHGRAGDIAAEKHSQPGLIASDLLDYLGSAWLEIGA
- a CDS encoding ABC transporter permease subunit; this translates as MFAGPLVSREALTAPRQLKHFLIRSGYVGGLFVLLYTAVQATFGLQQVSRLGELARFGALMFQMISLVQMTLIIFFAVLFAAGRVAQEKDRRTLLLLLMTDLKSIELVGGKLGASLLLVSVLLLTSLPVLASLLLLGGVSPWQIFGSLLLTAAVGLAAGAWGNLVAFWREKTFQTLAISVLGIVLFFGAVELLGVLLSIIGQNGLARTVILLNPYRGLSALFQPLTMQANGQNAIAAVLTSAALMTTLGALLLATTTARLRIWNPSRTMGEAARSEDDRLAAPARKHREIWENPVVWREICTRAYGRKIVLIKLAYILLAGLMIASAVFSIDPSRKLLGMLPPVGFAFVGMSLVSMLLINAQAVTAFTSERDGGTLELLLVTNVTAKEFIYGKLLGVLYNTMELLIIPVGFLIWLMLQQQITFENFVYLVIGLFVLCTFAAMLGLHSGLSYFSSRTAISNSLGTIFFLFIGIFICLMLIVQAQSSFSLQLPTFLVFILGGSLGLWVSLTHHNPSPALTLAAGILPFLTFYAITSFLLGQTLGVCISLTAAYGFTTLAMLIPAINSFDMALGRSTTERA
- a CDS encoding DUF1802 family protein — its product is MTLNPVDEVEPFAFKEWAAICAALVAGRQSIILRKGGIHEGPAGFQPEHREFWLLPTQFHQEAGQLTEEGWPFLEAASIWKPFPGEIVLPAKAQVQECRRLTTWEEVAALQGEHIWGEVTLRNRFEYRSPGLTYLRVTITSVQPPIRLPIWPELEGCKSWVRLPDIMRGR
- a CDS encoding FKBP-type peptidyl-prolyl cis-trans isomerase, translating into MASVVAGDMVTISYRGTLDDGSVFDESTPDEPLRFVAGGEEVIEGLTNAVIGMTVGEKKRIVIEPDQAYGDYDDELEQTVERSELPEDAEVGDQLTATAVDNDDEEFPVWVVELNETEAVLDANHPLAGETLIFEIELLGINEPEPS
- a CDS encoding endonuclease/exonuclease/phosphatase family protein; the encoded protein is MRIVSFNIHKGIGGRDRRYRLERIIEALRTLQPDVICLQEVDHHVARSRYDHQARLISEALGLVHSHYQLNVRLKEGGYGNLVASRYPLASVHAISLTRRHYKPRGAQLVVVQTPLGRLHLIHWHLGLRETERHWQVRRMFEHQHFREHRQLPAIAIGDTNDWRNTLANGPFAVHGWKQISSPPSRFRSFPAWLPLGALDKVFVNSGVAIQSCHIARSRLLRDASDHLPLVVDLSGFLEQPADHLPRLSLPVP
- a CDS encoding SHD1 domain-containing protein, coding for MISRLHQREIFGCTRQQSVAASHKRITGYAAWLGWTAGLLLVLSSSSLPAQESRTWTDATGKFKIEARFVSLEGTKVTLLQTSGEEIEIDLSKLSPGDRKLAQDLAKKASENPFQVKETSPFAPKAGKSATGGSIGGPSMPDRTATGGTEPAPAAGTGTYTGRDAQLTSSVDGVTELLLTPQSDKLALPRNDAVVDRKLPSRGIALPKKANFFEKANSMLVHPGKPEAVVLYHISPPGQSPITRVVVLNLETGKITAQGQVPNLYTGVGYGSDGLILVRQVEHHGKGNKGLMEGWIVKGKDLAREWSWEPAKGQSGRDEELVWGEILPDGRVLTANEGGKITCWKTEGDQMKALWRLQAQGSSRPDVTRDGKYMAIAADKQCAVMDLESGEVVATVPTTGRHLPWPRMAISAEHSRMACFGFDKIIVWDLQTGEEIREIATGPISGDAAPLWLDDDFLLLGGHLLVDVKNQLRLWDYTGAEMTTFYDRTGLFVVGGPSQSSSLIPIALPHPAAKNFLARALQDPNLFILKEGTQVAIDVSGIQDAAQQAAIKDKLTAKLTQRGFIVGTSGSIILKASTESGKSEKMSYRSFGEAPWNAKEYNVQSYMSRLKFVWNGKDVWEGSGNNIPGFLSLSKDETIEQALKKHEKPNYHFFEHCEIPKLLTKPAENATAGSSTAALGKSTVTISGLQ
- the rfbA gene encoding glucose-1-phosphate thymidylyltransferase RfbA — protein: MPETQFVSSATSQPRAGLLLAGGAGTRLAPATKAISKQLLPVYDKPMVYYSLSVLLLSGIREVLIITTPHDRALFERLLGDGSQWGLKIVYATQSAPRGIAEALVIGEEFIAGRPSCLVLGDNIFYGDKLSHSLQTASALTTGATVFAYHVSDPERYGVVTMDAEGKAIELIEKPPVPPSNWAVTGVYFYDATASQRARSLKPSPRNELEITDLNRSYLHDGVLRVEKLGRGVAWLDTGTHESLIEASTFVSVIEARQGLKIACLEEIVWRMGWIDTAQLLKLAAEFGKNHPYGRYLQQISDDRR